In Thauera sp. JM12B12, one DNA window encodes the following:
- a CDS encoding redoxin domain-containing protein, whose amino-acid sequence MPANGVPETAEPPRKPPRWRRWAVEIGIFLAIFFAIQAWMARDVPAGPAPDFATVAADGRALSLAEWRAAHPGEAVGVYFWAEWCPICTAQEGTIDGVQADYPVLTVAMQSGGAPAVEKVLADRGLAWATAIDADGRIAQSYGLRGVPAFVIVDPTGQIRSVSLGYTTGWGLRARLWWAGLSS is encoded by the coding sequence TTGCCCGCGAACGGCGTGCCCGAAACCGCCGAGCCTCCCCGCAAACCGCCACGCTGGCGGCGCTGGGCGGTCGAGATCGGCATCTTCTTGGCCATCTTTTTCGCCATTCAGGCCTGGATGGCGCGCGATGTGCCTGCCGGCCCCGCTCCGGATTTCGCCACCGTCGCCGCCGACGGCCGCGCGCTCAGCCTCGCCGAATGGCGCGCTGCGCATCCGGGCGAGGCGGTCGGGGTGTATTTCTGGGCCGAGTGGTGCCCGATCTGTACCGCGCAGGAGGGCACGATCGACGGCGTGCAGGCCGACTACCCGGTGCTCACCGTCGCCATGCAGTCGGGTGGCGCGCCGGCAGTGGAGAAGGTGCTCGCCGATCGCGGTCTGGCCTGGGCCACAGCCATCGACGCCGACGGCCGCATCGCCCAGTCCTACGGCCTGCGTGGCGTGCCGGCCTTCGTCATCGTCGACCCGACCGGTCAGATCCGCTCGGTGTCGCTCGGATATACCACCGGCTGGGGCCTGCGCGCGCGCTTGTGGTGGGCGGGCTTGAGTTCGTGA
- a CDS encoding alpha/beta fold hydrolase, whose amino-acid sequence MGAPGLIAAFTAGAATLAGGRALVHWGIRKGLAAPRVPHHTDPGAHGLAFETLRIGTENGKSLHAWFIPAPRRAALADAGAAVSAPVAQDDAEAPPAAVPAVVVMHGWGGNAALMLPLARPLREAGYATLFVDARCHGASDDDSFASLPRFAEDVEHAFAWLSTHEGVDPARIALLGHSVGAGAVLFAASRTPQVAAVVSVAAFSHPAAMMRRWLAAKHIPEKPVGRYILDYVQKTIGHRFDDIAPVSTIARIRRPVLLVHGADDAVVPIDEAMQIYAMRGDTPVELMTLTGDHESFADLEHHMGRLVAFLDRTLASR is encoded by the coding sequence ATGGGCGCCCCCGGATTGATCGCCGCCTTCACCGCCGGCGCCGCCACGCTCGCCGGCGGGCGGGCGCTGGTGCATTGGGGGATCCGCAAGGGCCTGGCGGCGCCGCGGGTGCCGCATCACACCGATCCGGGCGCGCATGGGCTGGCGTTCGAGACGCTGCGCATCGGTACCGAAAACGGCAAGTCGCTGCATGCGTGGTTCATCCCTGCGCCGCGGCGCGCTGCCCTTGCCGATGCCGGCGCGGCGGTGTCTGCGCCTGTGGCTCAAGACGATGCCGAGGCGCCGCCCGCGGCCGTGCCGGCAGTGGTGGTGATGCACGGCTGGGGCGGCAACGCGGCTTTGATGCTGCCGCTCGCGCGCCCGCTGCGCGAGGCCGGCTACGCGACCCTGTTCGTCGACGCGCGCTGCCACGGCGCCAGCGACGACGACAGCTTCGCCTCGCTGCCGCGCTTTGCCGAGGACGTGGAGCACGCCTTCGCCTGGCTCTCCACGCACGAGGGTGTCGACCCCGCGCGCATCGCGCTGCTCGGCCATTCGGTCGGCGCCGGCGCGGTGCTGTTCGCGGCCTCGCGCACGCCGCAGGTGGCGGCCGTGGTCAGCGTGGCGGCGTTCTCGCACCCGGCGGCGATGATGCGGCGCTGGCTGGCGGCCAAGCACATCCCGGAGAAGCCGGTCGGCCGCTACATCCTCGACTACGTGCAGAAGACCATCGGCCACCGCTTCGACGACATCGCGCCGGTGTCCACGATCGCGCGCATCCGCCGCCCGGTGCTGCTGGTGCATGGCGCGGATGACGCGGTGGTGCCGATCGACGAGGCGATGCAGATCTACGCCATGCGCGGCGACACCCCGGTCGAGCTGATGACGCTGACGGGCGACCACGAATCCTTCGCCGACCTCGAGCACCATATGGGCCGGCTGGTGGCGTTCCTGGACCGTACGCTGGCCTCACGCTGA
- a CDS encoding AAA family ATPase, whose translation MNASAGLLARLRQPGVLPGAAGGVSVIETHISWVLLAGEQAWKLKKPLDLGFLDFSTVDRRRAACEAELRLNRRTAPELYEAVVPVWRTEAGVSVGERPVDASDPGAAPLDYLVRMRRFDQSALFESRLAAGQLEPALFDRLARHVAAFHEDAAVARPGDGFGDAAAVMAPVRQNFAQIRERVADAALLAELAHIEAWAEARFAALAPVFDARLAAGRVRECHGDLHLGNLIVLDGEPRLFDAIEFSAELRWTDVVADIAFLVMDLQARGRAGSAVGAGLPANVVDLQARGRMDLARRFLNAWLERSGDYAGLQLLPWYLSYRAMVRAKIAAIRAGQVEGAARADSLAECARYLALAAAQTRPSAPALLIASGVSGSGKTSQSQPLVEGCGVVRVRADVERKRLAGLDAEARSGSALGGGLYTAEASARTYARLAELARAVVEVGYPVLVDATFLKRTQRAAFAELAATLGVPFAILAFDAPVETLRARVRQRAEAGTDASEADVAVLETQLRAREPFEAEELACVVRIDTASTPDWRSVLPTLARLWPGATAGKPMTT comes from the coding sequence ATGAACGCATCCGCAGGATTGCTCGCCCGCCTGCGCCAGCCCGGCGTGCTGCCCGGCGCGGCGGGGGGCGTGAGCGTGATCGAGACCCACATCTCTTGGGTGCTGCTGGCGGGCGAGCAGGCGTGGAAGCTGAAGAAGCCGCTCGACCTTGGTTTCCTCGATTTCAGCACGGTGGACCGCCGTCGTGCGGCCTGCGAGGCGGAGCTGCGCCTGAACCGGCGCACGGCGCCGGAGCTTTACGAGGCGGTGGTGCCGGTGTGGCGGACCGAGGCGGGTGTGAGCGTCGGCGAGCGCCCCGTCGATGCGTCCGACCCTGGCGCGGCCCCGCTCGACTACCTGGTGCGCATGCGCCGTTTCGACCAGTCCGCGCTGTTCGAGTCGCGGCTCGCCGCCGGGCAGCTCGAGCCGGCGCTGTTCGACCGCCTCGCCCGCCACGTCGCCGCCTTCCACGAGGACGCGGCGGTGGCGCGGCCGGGCGACGGCTTTGGCGACGCAGCGGCGGTGATGGCGCCGGTGCGGCAGAACTTCGCGCAGATCCGCGAACGGGTCGCCGATGCGGCGCTGCTCGCCGAGCTCGCGCACATCGAGGCCTGGGCCGAGGCGCGCTTCGCCGCGCTGGCGCCGGTGTTCGACGCGCGCCTGGCAGCGGGGCGGGTGCGCGAATGTCACGGCGACCTGCACCTGGGCAACCTGATCGTGCTCGACGGCGAGCCGCGGCTGTTCGATGCGATCGAGTTCAGCGCCGAACTGCGCTGGACGGACGTCGTCGCCGACATCGCCTTCCTGGTCATGGACCTGCAGGCGCGCGGGCGAGCGGGCAGTGCCGTGGGAGCGGGCTTGCCCGCGAATGTCGTGGACCTGCAGGCGCGCGGGCGCATGGACCTGGCCCGCCGCTTCCTCAACGCCTGGCTCGAGCGCAGCGGCGACTACGCCGGCCTGCAGCTGCTGCCCTGGTACCTCAGCTACCGCGCCATGGTGCGCGCCAAGATCGCGGCCATCCGCGCCGGCCAGGTGGAGGGCGCGGCGCGTGCCGACAGCCTGGCCGAATGTGCGCGCTATCTCGCGCTGGCGGCGGCGCAGACCCGGCCGTCCGCACCGGCGCTGCTGATCGCCAGCGGGGTGTCGGGCTCGGGCAAGACCAGCCAGTCGCAGCCGCTGGTGGAGGGCTGCGGGGTGGTGCGCGTGCGCGCCGACGTCGAGCGCAAGCGCCTGGCCGGCCTCGACGCGGAGGCGCGCAGCGGCTCGGCGCTCGGCGGCGGGCTCTACACCGCCGAGGCGAGCGCGCGCACCTATGCGCGCCTGGCTGAGCTGGCGCGCGCGGTGGTCGAGGTCGGCTACCCGGTGCTGGTCGATGCCACCTTCCTCAAGCGCACACAGCGCGCGGCCTTTGCCGAGCTGGCGGCGACGCTCGGCGTGCCCTTCGCGATCCTCGCCTTCGATGCGCCGGTCGAGACCCTGCGCGCCCGCGTGCGCCAGCGTGCCGAGGCGGGCACGGACGCTTCCGAGGCCGACGTCGCGGTGCTGGAAACGCAACTTCGCGCGCGCGAACCGTTCGAAGCGGAGGAACTCGCCTGCGTGGTGCGGATCGATACCGCCTCGACGCCGGACTGGCGCAGCGTCCTTCCGACGCTCGCGCGCCTGTGGCCGGGCGCGACGGCGGGCAAGCCGATGACCACCTAG
- a CDS encoding metal-dependent hydrolase: protein MDTLTHALSGALVGRVLAGRRVPAGGADAAAAPGARATPPVWQMVAAGTVAATFPDLDFVLGWISELTYLRGHRGVTHSLILLPLWGLLIAWLLARFWQRGGRVAAGWRSLYPVVCAAIFVHILGDLITQFGTMILAPFSDQRFGWGTTFIIDLPFTGIILVGLLASALWRGSRLPATAALVLLAGWVGVQAMGRAEAIDAARAYAAAHGIKAVEVDAAPRPASPFNWTAIVFDGERYHYAHLNTRRSEPLVATADDNFIRRFSAPYLPVAMAQWEVRERFGNGSTRALAEQVWNAEDFAFYRWFAMFPVLDHAGEEADGQVCASFKDLRFLTPGRDRQPFIYGLCNAAGGWRLFEREAGGLRWIDPR from the coding sequence ATGGACACCTTGACTCATGCGCTCTCGGGCGCCCTCGTCGGCCGCGTGCTCGCGGGGCGGCGCGTACCGGCAGGCGGCGCGGACGCCGCCGCCGCGCCCGGCGCCCGGGCGACGCCGCCGGTCTGGCAGATGGTCGCCGCCGGCACCGTCGCCGCGACCTTCCCCGACCTCGACTTCGTGCTCGGCTGGATCTCCGAGCTCACCTACCTGCGTGGCCACCGCGGCGTCACCCACTCGCTGATCCTGCTGCCGCTGTGGGGCCTGCTCATCGCCTGGCTGCTGGCGCGCTTCTGGCAGCGCGGCGGGCGGGTGGCGGCGGGCTGGCGCAGCCTCTACCCGGTGGTGTGCGCGGCGATCTTCGTGCACATCCTCGGCGACCTCATCACCCAGTTCGGCACCATGATCCTGGCGCCGTTCTCGGACCAGCGCTTCGGCTGGGGCACCACCTTCATCATCGATCTGCCCTTCACCGGCATCATCCTCGTCGGCCTGCTCGCCAGCGCGCTGTGGCGCGGCAGCCGGCTACCGGCCACCGCGGCGCTGGTGCTGCTCGCCGGCTGGGTGGGCGTGCAGGCGATGGGCCGCGCCGAGGCGATCGACGCCGCGCGCGCTTACGCCGCCGCCCACGGGATCAAAGCGGTCGAGGTCGACGCCGCGCCGCGCCCGGCCTCGCCCTTCAACTGGACCGCGATCGTGTTCGACGGCGAGCGCTACCACTACGCCCACCTCAACACCCGGCGCAGCGAACCGCTCGTCGCCACCGCCGACGACAACTTCATCCGCCGCTTTTCCGCGCCCTACCTGCCGGTGGCGATGGCGCAGTGGGAGGTGCGCGAGCGCTTCGGCAACGGCAGCACGCGCGCGCTCGCCGAGCAGGTGTGGAACGCCGAGGACTTCGCCTTCTACCGCTGGTTCGCGATGTTCCCGGTGCTCGACCACGCCGGCGAGGAGGCCGACGGCCAGGTGTGCGCCAGCTTCAAGGACCTGCGCTTCCTCACCCCCGGGCGTGATCGGCAGCCCTTCATCTACGGCCTGTGCAACGCCGCCGGCGGCTGGCGCCTGTTCGAACGCGAGGCCGGCGGCCTGCGCTGGATCGATCCGCGATGA